A portion of the Krasilnikovia cinnamomea genome contains these proteins:
- a CDS encoding pyridoxamine 5'-phosphate oxidase family protein has product MQEVTTHDEIRELLGAPMPRVAHKERHRLHDYDRQWLANSPFCLVATSDAHGRCDVSPKGDPPGFTLVVDDTTIALPERPGNRRADGFHNVIENPHVGLNFFVPGRGDTLRINGRARLIRDADFFDRMVVKGHRPILALLVEIEEVFYHCSKAFLRSALWRPETWRPEQVPSRPRIAQAVERPEDELAELERYYGPSYAERLYG; this is encoded by the coding sequence ATGCAGGAGGTCACCACGCACGACGAGATCCGGGAACTCCTGGGCGCCCCGATGCCGCGGGTGGCGCACAAGGAACGGCACCGGTTGCACGACTACGACCGGCAGTGGCTGGCCAACTCACCGTTCTGTCTGGTGGCCACATCGGACGCCCACGGACGCTGCGACGTCTCCCCCAAGGGCGACCCGCCCGGTTTCACGCTGGTCGTGGACGACACCACGATCGCCCTGCCGGAACGGCCCGGCAACCGCCGCGCGGACGGCTTCCACAACGTCATCGAGAACCCGCACGTCGGCCTGAACTTCTTCGTCCCCGGGCGCGGCGACACCCTGCGGATCAACGGGCGGGCCCGGCTGATCCGCGACGCCGACTTCTTCGACCGGATGGTGGTGAAGGGCCACCGGCCGATCCTCGCCCTGCTGGTGGAGATCGAGGAGGTCTTCTACCACTGCTCGAAGGCGTTCCTGCGCTCGGCGCTGTGGCGCCCGGAGACGTGGCGGCCCGAGCAGGTGCCGAGCCGCCCCCGGATCGCCCAGGCGGTCGAGCGGCCCGAGGACGAGCTGGCCGAGCTGGAGCGCTACTACGGCCCCTCGTACGCCGAGCGCCTCTACGGCTGA
- a CDS encoding MFS transporter, with product MTDAPQNLWRNREFTLLWVSQSLSDLGSATAALAVPLLVLSLTNSPVQAGLVGTIGLVAALVCRLPAGVLVDRIDRRRAMLACDAVSVLAYLTLAIAVLRGAPPLALVVIVAVIGTMSSSIFRTAEQSALRNLVPSTQLPAAVARNEARTYATSLAGPPLGGLLFGLGRALPFLTNALAHLASLGGVLLLRKPLQEAREETRGGHAAAMVEGLRFVYANPFLRSILLIAAPLNLAIDAIIFTIIVTLQRHGVAPALIGSVQTVVAVGGLLGAFAAPALQRRMRLPVLIRGICWLAAALMSTCALLTGSVAAAVPVALAVFLGPACNAALFGHQAAITPDRLQGRVVSVIFFATSFASAAAPLLAGVLIAGWGSAVAVIVFSLTVAGAAVAATVSRGIRSIQPVPEPTL from the coding sequence ATGACGGACGCACCGCAGAATCTGTGGCGCAACCGGGAATTCACCCTTCTATGGGTCAGTCAGTCGTTATCGGACCTGGGCTCCGCCACCGCCGCCCTCGCCGTACCGTTGCTGGTCCTGTCCCTGACCAACTCGCCGGTGCAGGCCGGGCTGGTCGGCACGATCGGCCTGGTCGCCGCGCTGGTCTGCCGGCTGCCCGCCGGGGTGCTGGTCGACCGGATCGACCGCCGCCGGGCGATGCTGGCCTGCGACGCGGTCAGCGTGCTGGCCTACCTCACCCTCGCGATCGCGGTGCTGCGCGGTGCGCCGCCGCTCGCGCTGGTCGTGATCGTCGCGGTGATCGGCACGATGAGTTCGTCGATCTTCCGTACGGCCGAGCAGTCCGCGCTGCGCAACCTGGTGCCGAGCACGCAACTGCCCGCCGCGGTCGCCCGCAACGAGGCCCGCACGTACGCCACCTCGCTGGCCGGGCCGCCGCTCGGCGGGCTGCTGTTCGGCCTCGGCCGGGCCCTGCCGTTCCTCACCAACGCGCTCGCCCACCTCGCCTCGCTGGGCGGGGTGCTGCTGCTGCGCAAGCCGCTGCAGGAGGCCCGCGAGGAGACCCGGGGCGGGCACGCGGCGGCGATGGTGGAGGGGCTGCGGTTCGTCTACGCCAACCCGTTCCTGCGTTCCATCCTGCTCATCGCCGCCCCGCTCAACCTGGCGATCGACGCGATCATCTTCACCATCATCGTGACGTTGCAGCGGCACGGTGTCGCGCCCGCGCTGATCGGCTCGGTGCAGACCGTCGTCGCGGTCGGCGGCCTGCTCGGCGCGTTCGCCGCGCCCGCCCTGCAGCGGCGCATGCGGCTGCCCGTACTGATCCGTGGCATCTGCTGGTTGGCGGCCGCCCTGATGTCCACCTGCGCGCTGCTGACCGGCAGCGTCGCCGCCGCGGTGCCGGTCGCGCTCGCGGTCTTCCTCGGCCCCGCCTGCAACGCGGCGCTCTTCGGTCACCAGGCCGCGATCACCCCGGACCGGCTGCAGGGCCGGGTGGTCAGCGTGATCTTCTTCGCCACCAGCTTCGCGTCGGCGGCCGCGCCGCTGCTGGCGGGGGTGCTGATCGCGGGCTGGGGCAGCGCCGTCGCGGTCATCGTGTTCTCGCTGACCGTCGCCGGGGCGGCGGTCGCCGCCACGGTCAGCCGCGGCATCCGCTCCATCCAGCCCGTGCCGGAGCCGACCCTCTGA
- a CDS encoding DUF402 domain-containing protein, producing MDGVDVVLRKYDGRPHRRVSTIHLGEDRHGTWLGTPMGTIVHYSYGDKAPAPTQQNAVRLVPRDQWWCAVFFAAPSHRDVYCDITAPARWHGPAEVTLIDLDLDLVRYRDGRVELDDADEFVANSAAFGYPAEVVARARAAAAGLHADLTNGVEPFGTDYRTWLEKL from the coding sequence ATGGACGGGGTGGATGTGGTGCTGCGCAAGTACGACGGCCGCCCGCACCGGCGGGTCAGCACGATCCACCTCGGCGAGGACCGGCACGGCACCTGGCTGGGCACCCCGATGGGCACGATCGTGCACTACAGCTACGGCGACAAGGCGCCGGCACCGACCCAGCAGAACGCCGTCCGGCTCGTGCCCCGCGACCAGTGGTGGTGTGCGGTGTTCTTCGCCGCGCCCAGCCACCGGGACGTGTACTGCGACATCACCGCCCCGGCGCGCTGGCACGGCCCGGCCGAGGTGACCCTCATCGATCTGGACCTGGATCTCGTCCGGTACCGCGACGGCCGGGTGGAGCTGGACGACGCGGACGAGTTCGTCGCGAACAGCGCCGCGTTCGGCTACCCCGCCGAGGTGGTGGCGCGGGCCCGGGCCGCGGCGGCCGGCCTGCACGCCGACCTCACCAACGGCGTGGAACCCTTCGGCACGGACTACCGCACCTGGCTGGAGAAGCTGTGA